One Cuculus canorus isolate bCucCan1 chromosome 2, bCucCan1.pri, whole genome shotgun sequence genomic region harbors:
- the ASIC3 gene encoding acid-sensing ion channel 3 isoform X1: MRRDSGGSAGGSAGVSGPSSLRAFAHSSSLHGLSHVFAYGAASLRRALWGAFFLGSLGLLLAVCAERVAYFLTYPHVTKLDEVAARNLTFPAITICNLNEFRFSKITRNDLYHVGELLALLNERYEISHPQLAEPRVLAALRDKANFKNFKAKPFRMDEFYNRTGHDLAEMLLRCSFRGAGCTARNFTVIFTRLGKCYTFNSGGAGREVLSSLQGGAGNGLELMLNVQQEEYLPVWGDTDETSFEAGVKVQIHSQDEPPAIDQLGFGVAPGFQTFVSCQQQRLVYLPPPWGDCKATPPESEFFGAYSLPACRLDCETRYLAENCNCRMVHMPGSANVCTPEQYKECADPALAAPPDFLVQRDSEFCACRTPCAAVRYGKELSVVKIPSKASARYLARKFNKSEQYIADNVLVLDIFFEALNYESIEQKKAYEVAGLLGDIGGQMGLFVGASLLTVLEILDYLCEVFRDKLLSAYRDRKRPRSPERPGVPHSPPVPPTPRVPVPPLPPPRAAASPRTCYLVTRL; encoded by the exons ATGCGCCGGGACTCGGGGGGCAGCGCGGGGGGCAGCGCGGGGGTCTCGGGGCCGTCGAGCCTTCGCGCCTTCGCgcacagctcctctctgcacGGCCTCAGCCACGTCTTCGCCTACGGGGCGGCCTCGCTGCGGCGCGCGCTGTGGGGCGCCTTCTTCCTGGGGtcgctggggctgctgctggcggTGTGCGCCGAGCGCGTCGCCTACTTCCTCACCTACCCGCACGTCACCAAGCTGGACGAGGTGGCCGCCCGCAACCTCACCTTCCCCGCCATCACCATCTGCAACCTCAACGAGTTCCGCTTCTCCAAGATCACCCGCAACGACCTCTACCACGTCGGCGAGCTGCTGGCGCTGCTCAACGAGCGCTACGAGATCAGCCACCCGCAGCTGGCGGAGCCGCGCGTCCTCGCCGCCCTGCGCGACAAAGCCAACTTCAAGAACTTCAAGGCCAAACCCTTCCGCATGGACGAGTTCTACAACCGCACCGGCCACGACCTGGCCGAGATGCTGCTGCGCTGCTCCTTCCGCGGCGCCGGCTGCACCGCACGCAACTTCACCGTG ATCTTCACGCGCCTGGGGAAGTGCTACACCTTCAACTcggggggcgcggggcgcgAGGTGCTGAGCTCCCTGCAGGGCGGCGCCGGGAACGGACTGGAGCTGATGCTCAACGTCCAACAGGAGGAGTACCTGCCGGTCTGGGGGGACACCG ACGAGACGTCGTTCGAGGCGGGGGTGAAGGTGCAGATCCACAGCCAGGACGAGCCCCCCGCCATCGACCAGCTCGGCTTCGGCGTCGCCCCCGGCTTCCAGACCTTCgtctcctgccagcagcagcgc CTGGTGTACCTGCCGCCGCCGTGGGGGGACTGCAAGGCCACCCCCCCGGAGTCGGAGTTCTTCGGCGCCTACAGCCTCCCCGCGTGCCGCCTGGACTGCGAGACGCGGTACTTGGCCGAGAACTGCAACTGCCGCATGGTGCACATGCCAG GCAGCGCCAACGTCTGCACCCCCGAGCAGTACAAGGAGTGCGCCGACCCCGCGCTCG CCGCGCCCCCAGATTTCCTGGTGCAGCGCGACAGCGAGTTCTGCGCGTGCCGCACGCCCTGCGCCGCCGTGCGCTACGGCAAAGAGCTCTCGGTCGTCAAAATCCCCAGCAAAGCGTCGGCGCGGTACCTCGCCCGCAAGTTCAACAAGAGCGAGCAGTACATCGC gGACAACGTCCTCGTCCTCGACATCTTCTTCGAGGCCCTCAACTACGAGAGCATCGAGCAGAAAAAGGCCTACGAGGTGGCCGGGCTGCTGG GCGATATTGGGGGGCAGATGGGGCTGTTTGTGGGCGCCAGCCTCCTCACCGTCCTGGAGATCCTGGATTACCTGTGCGAG gtgtTCCGCGACAAACTGCTCAGCGCCTATCGCGACAGAAAGCGCCCCCGCTCGCCg GAGCGCCCCGGtgtcccccacagcccccccgtcccccccacccccag ggtcccggtgccccccctcccgcccccccgcGCCGCGGCTTCGCCCCGAACCTGCTACCTCGTCACTCGCCTCTga
- the ASIC3 gene encoding acid-sensing ion channel 3 isoform X2, protein MRRDSGGSAGGSAGVSGPSSLRAFAHSSSLHGLSHVFAYGAASLRRALWGAFFLGSLGLLLAVCAERVAYFLTYPHVTKLDEVAARNLTFPAITICNLNEFRFSKITRNDLYHVGELLALLNERYEISHPQLAEPRVLAALRDKANFKNFKAKPFRMDEFYNRTGHDLAEMLLRCSFRGAGCTARNFTVIFTRLGKCYTFNSGGAGREVLSSLQGGAGNGLELMLNVQQEEYLPVWGDTDETSFEAGVKVQIHSQDEPPAIDQLGFGVAPGFQTFVSCQQQRLVYLPPPWGDCKATPPESEFFGAYSLPACRLDCETRYLAENCNCRMVHMPGSANVCTPEQYKECADPALDFLVQRDSEFCACRTPCAAVRYGKELSVVKIPSKASARYLARKFNKSEQYIADNVLVLDIFFEALNYESIEQKKAYEVAGLLGDIGGQMGLFVGASLLTVLEILDYLCEVFRDKLLSAYRDRKRPRSPERPGVPHSPPVPPTPRVPVPPLPPPRAAASPRTCYLVTRL, encoded by the exons ATGCGCCGGGACTCGGGGGGCAGCGCGGGGGGCAGCGCGGGGGTCTCGGGGCCGTCGAGCCTTCGCGCCTTCGCgcacagctcctctctgcacGGCCTCAGCCACGTCTTCGCCTACGGGGCGGCCTCGCTGCGGCGCGCGCTGTGGGGCGCCTTCTTCCTGGGGtcgctggggctgctgctggcggTGTGCGCCGAGCGCGTCGCCTACTTCCTCACCTACCCGCACGTCACCAAGCTGGACGAGGTGGCCGCCCGCAACCTCACCTTCCCCGCCATCACCATCTGCAACCTCAACGAGTTCCGCTTCTCCAAGATCACCCGCAACGACCTCTACCACGTCGGCGAGCTGCTGGCGCTGCTCAACGAGCGCTACGAGATCAGCCACCCGCAGCTGGCGGAGCCGCGCGTCCTCGCCGCCCTGCGCGACAAAGCCAACTTCAAGAACTTCAAGGCCAAACCCTTCCGCATGGACGAGTTCTACAACCGCACCGGCCACGACCTGGCCGAGATGCTGCTGCGCTGCTCCTTCCGCGGCGCCGGCTGCACCGCACGCAACTTCACCGTG ATCTTCACGCGCCTGGGGAAGTGCTACACCTTCAACTcggggggcgcggggcgcgAGGTGCTGAGCTCCCTGCAGGGCGGCGCCGGGAACGGACTGGAGCTGATGCTCAACGTCCAACAGGAGGAGTACCTGCCGGTCTGGGGGGACACCG ACGAGACGTCGTTCGAGGCGGGGGTGAAGGTGCAGATCCACAGCCAGGACGAGCCCCCCGCCATCGACCAGCTCGGCTTCGGCGTCGCCCCCGGCTTCCAGACCTTCgtctcctgccagcagcagcgc CTGGTGTACCTGCCGCCGCCGTGGGGGGACTGCAAGGCCACCCCCCCGGAGTCGGAGTTCTTCGGCGCCTACAGCCTCCCCGCGTGCCGCCTGGACTGCGAGACGCGGTACTTGGCCGAGAACTGCAACTGCCGCATGGTGCACATGCCAG GCAGCGCCAACGTCTGCACCCCCGAGCAGTACAAGGAGTGCGCCGACCCCGCGCTCG ATTTCCTGGTGCAGCGCGACAGCGAGTTCTGCGCGTGCCGCACGCCCTGCGCCGCCGTGCGCTACGGCAAAGAGCTCTCGGTCGTCAAAATCCCCAGCAAAGCGTCGGCGCGGTACCTCGCCCGCAAGTTCAACAAGAGCGAGCAGTACATCGC gGACAACGTCCTCGTCCTCGACATCTTCTTCGAGGCCCTCAACTACGAGAGCATCGAGCAGAAAAAGGCCTACGAGGTGGCCGGGCTGCTGG GCGATATTGGGGGGCAGATGGGGCTGTTTGTGGGCGCCAGCCTCCTCACCGTCCTGGAGATCCTGGATTACCTGTGCGAG gtgtTCCGCGACAAACTGCTCAGCGCCTATCGCGACAGAAAGCGCCCCCGCTCGCCg GAGCGCCCCGGtgtcccccacagcccccccgtcccccccacccccag ggtcccggtgccccccctcccgcccccccgcGCCGCGGCTTCGCCCCGAACCTGCTACCTCGTCACTCGCCTCTga